The Vigna radiata var. radiata cultivar VC1973A chromosome 6, Vradiata_ver6, whole genome shotgun sequence DNA segment ACGGACTTGGACGAAAAAGATGGTCGGTGAAGAGAAAAAATTGTGGAAGGATTAGGTGATTCTACCTCACACCTCAACAAGAATGTTTCTTTTGAAGAAGATAGATAAAATgtcactttaaataaaataaaaaaattccaagtcaattgagaaaaataaaaattaaccaATTAATTAGAGTAGATTCATCTCTCACGTGTCCAAATTACGAACATGATTACGATGATGGCAGTCGAAAAACAATAGAATTCAATTCTCCAATTTGAACACGATTTTTtgcttaaaagaaaatattttcataattattaaaatattattttgaaaatataagtataacttattaaagtaaattgattcacattatttaaaatttgtaatattatatataattaaaaattattaaattaatttattagattaaataaaatttcaaaattaattatatttattaaattacgGTGGTGACgttaagaaaattaatagatgtaaaatattaatgttaaattttaattcaatagtttaaattattaatggtaaaataatatttttattattattaatcttataatataaataaataattattatcaattaaattttattattgttaataaagaaaaggaaagataatttgttttctttctatattcTATCTAAATTTTTTCATGAAAACATCGTGTTTTAGAATCTGCTGAGACCACTCATGcagaagtaatttttttataacaatgtTTTGCCtcgattataaaaaaaaaaaagagttacaATATCTCATAATAGAAAAAAGAGCATATATTATATCGGTTCAAATTAGAAGGGATGTAAAATCTACTCCGAAGTCTCCTGTTATATTGGTTGGAATGTGACCCTATTTGATATTAATGTTTGGCTATTGGATCTAAGGGTGTTTCTTTCTGTACACTCCTTTTTTCTTCCTGCAATCCCTAAATTTACATATCTCCATTTCCCCttaacaatttataataaaatatgagaaatgaaCCTTCAGgtcatcttcttcattcaaccGATGGAGGTAGTTTTAAGGAAGTTCTGGATTgtgtaattataatatattattggaTTCGAAAATATGTTTCAGATTAAATATTCTACAAattttttgtgtatatattctaaattcatcaatttgaaatatattttgagagACACATTTCAgataaaatatttgagaaaacaaaagtattatttgaaatataattcgAGAttcgaaaatatattttaaattgttggCAGAAAGTATTCTCTTCCTAAACGTGTAATACAGAGAGCATTAAGAGCatgttaaaattgataaaaaaggtTTACTAGCTGAtggtttaaaatgaaatattatcaAAGCAGCTTTAAAGGTTTAATTTATTCAAGAAAGTATATGGCTTTATATAGCCAATacaataactaattaaaaaaagaagtataCCACGTAAACAGAGCATAACTGTACGTGGTTGTACAAATTTGAACGTGTCTAGTTTTATGGAACAGACAAACTAAACATCCTATTTTTAAGGGAtaagatatattaataaataactaaaaatattgaattgaaACGTGGCTGACATTCCTCCCTTAAACTGAACTGTTATTTTAGCAAATACAGTCAGTTTATTTCCTCAATATGGCATATACCAAGTCTTTCTCTTAACTGCATAAATGCTTCCAGCTTCAAGGCCTTGGTCATGATGTCAGCTAGTTGATCTTTAGTTCCACAGTATACTAATTCAACTTCTCCTTGATTTGTCAActcttgaagaaaatgaaatcgAACATGGATATGCTTACTTCGATCATGCATAACTGGATTCTTTGAGAGTTTAATTGTTGAGCTGTTATCACAATAAATGATACATTTATTTTGCTTAATCCCCAAATTCTCAAGTACATGCTTCATCCAAATACTCTGAGTAGCACAAGCTGATGCAGAGATATATTCAGCTTCGGTGGTGGACAGTGATACCACAGGTTGCTTCTTAAAACTCCAAGCAACTAATCCATTTGACATCTTAAAAACATACCCTGAAGTACTCTTTCTGTCATCACATTTTCCAGCATAGTCACTATCACATAGTGCTACCAAtgtctctcttccttctcttttgtAAAACAAACCTAGTTCAGTAGTTCCTCTCAAATAGCGTAGGACCCTTTTTATTGCTTGTTGATGCATAACTGTTGGTGCTTTCATGAAACGAGCCATTAAACTTACACTATACATTAAGTTTGGCCTAGTGACAGTTAAATACATAAGGCTTCCCACCATTTGCTTATATGTAGTAGCATCAACCTTCAATCCACCATCATCCTTTGTGAGCTTACACCTTGGAACAATTGGATTTTTAACAGCTGAACAGTTTTGGAAACCAAATCTTTCAAGTATTTGGTTAGCATATTTTCTCTGGCAAATAAAAATGCCATTTGAAGTATGTGTGACTTCCACACCAAGAAAATATCTCATCTTACCCAAATCGGTCATCTCAAATTCCTTTTTCATTGAGTTTCTGAATTCTTGGAACATTTTTTCACTATTTCCTGTAAAGATAAGGTCATCTACATGCAGGTTCACAATAAGAATGTTTACTGTTCCTTCTTTCTTTGTAAATAACGTGTGATCACTCGTGCTTCTTTCAAAACCTTCCTTGAGGAAGTATGATTCTATCTTGCTGAACCATGCTCTAGGTGCCTGTCTCAACCCATAGAGAGCTTTCTTCAATTTATACACCTTGTCTTCTTCACTAATTACCTCATATCCCTTTGGTTGTTCCACATACACATCTTCTGCTAACTCTCCGTGTAGGAATGCGCTTTTGACATCTAGTTGGTAAACTATCCAACCTCGACTGGATGCAATGGATAAAGTCAATCGAATGGTATCCCATCTTGGCACAGGTGCAAATACTTCGGTGTAATCAATTCCAGCTTTTTTAGCATACCCTTTTGTTACAAGACGAGCCTTATATTTGtctacttttcctttttcatttatcTTGGTCTTAAACACCCACTTAACACCAATTTTCTTTGCTCCTGTCGGTAAGGTTGTTAGTTCCCACGTTCCATTTTTGTTGATCGCTGCAATCTCATTCTCCATTGCATCCCTCCATATCTGACTTTTGGTTGCTTCCTCAAAGGTGGTGGGATCAATTGAATCATATGATGTGAACATGGCAAGTTGCTGTATCTCTTGAATGAGTTGTTCCACTTCTTGTGtcatttcttcttcatcttcttcttttgacAGTCCAGCTCTAGATTCATAGTCCCTCATCCATACTGGTGGTTGTCTTCTTCTTTCTGGGAGTTTGGTTCTTTCCTCTTCTGTACTTTCTTCTACATTCTCATTATCTTCTTGATTTGTTACTGCTAAAtctttatttcctttattttcttcctcttctccacACTTTATTTGAAGAGAATTAGCTTATTTTGTCTTCTTCCAGTCCCACTTTTCCATTTCATCAAAAACTACATCTTGGCTAATAATAATCCTCTTTGTTTCTGGATCATACATTCGAAAAGCTTTAGACTCTTTACTGACTCCCATATATACACACTTGATGCTTTTCTCATCTAGCTTCTTCCTTGTCACATCAGGAATGTGAACATAACCTATGCATCCAAACACCTTGAGATGGTGACTGAAGGTTTTCTCTCTTTCCAAGCTTCTTCAGGTGTCATGTTTGGTAGGATTGAGGTTGGGCATCTATTCAATATATGAGTGGCCAGGTTTGCTGCTTCAGGCCAATATTGCTTTGGAACATCTCGTGCTGTGAGCATACATCTCACCATGTTCATCAAGgtttgatttcttctttctgcCACTCCATTATGTTGTGGTGAGTAAGGTGCAGGGAGTTGTCTTGTGATTCCATTATTGCTACAATAGTCACTGAATTCTGATGAGTTGAACTCTCCTCCTCTATCAGTGCACAAACAGGTTATGTTGCATCCTGTTGCTTTTTCAATCAATgatttaaaccttttgaaaGTATCAAAGGCTTCATACTTGGCATGTAAGAAATAGGACCACATTTTTCGActataatcatctataaaggtgaGGATATACCTTTTATGACTGTGAGATTCAGGAGTAATTGGACCACATATATCTGAATGAATGAGTTGTAGAGGTCTGGAAGCTCTCCAAGTGCTTTTCTGTGGAAAAAAAAGTCGTTGTTGTTTTCTAGTCATGCATATGGTGCACAACTTCGGTTGATTCTTCAATATTGGCAGGCCTTGAACCATCTTCCTATATGCAAGAGTCCGTAGTCCTTTCATGTTTAGGTGACCAAACCTCTAATGCCACAGGCTTGTAATATTTTCAGAGGTTACATTTAAACATGCTGCCTTTGATATATTAGTATCAACAATAGCAATAGATGCCATAAGCACAAACATACGATTTTCAGATATCATAGTTCGTATAATCAGACCTTCAGTATCATGATAAATACTACAACATCCATTCTTAATTAGTATAGACAAATTTCGTTCTTGAAGTTGACCAATGCTAAGCAAATTTGTTTTAAGATCAGGAATGTAAAATACCTCTATGAAGGTCACAATTTGTCCTTCTAATTTCATTCGAACATTGCCTTTTCCCATGACATTCAATTTGAAGTCATTTCCTAGTTTAACACTATGTCTGAATGATTGGTCAAGTTCAATGAACCATTTCTTGTCTCCACTCATGTGATTGCTACATCCAGAGTCCAAAAACCACATTTCATCTCGTTTGACTCCTTGCATTTCCACATATGACATAAGTAACATCTCCTTTCCTTCATCCAACTCTGTGTGTTCTGCATAATTGGCATATGTGGGACATTCATATTGGAAATGTCCCAACTTGTGACATCGATAACACTAAACTGTAGATTTTTCAAAAGCTCTACCTCTGCCTCTTCCTTTGCCTCTGTATCCGCCCCGTCCTCTGCCTCTATTACTGAGATGTTCAGTAACTTGTGGAGCATAATAGTCTCCTGTGACTTTCAATGCTTGTTTAGTTATTTCCTGTCTTTTTATATTGTGTTCATGTATAAGTAATGAACTCTGCAACTCATTTATCGTCATTTCATTGATGTCCTTGGATTCTTCGATTGAGCATACAATGTAATTATATTTGTCAAATAATGTACGCAAAATCTTTTCAACAATATGTCCATCCTCCATGGTCTCTCCTGCTCCTCTCATGTCATTTGTAATGATCATGACTCTAGAAATGTAATCATTCACACATTCACCATTTTGCATTTCTAGAATTTCAAACTCCCTTCGAAGTCGTTGAAGTTGAGCACGTTTAACTCGAGCATTCCCTTGATACTTTTGCTTCATTGAATCCCAAAGTGCTTTGGAGGTAGCTTTGTTGGTGAtggttttcaaaatattcttGTTAGTGGATTGAAAGAGATAGTTCTTTGCTCGTAGGTCGTTCAATTTCGGCTCTTCCAGAGTTTTACGTTCTACTCCTGTGAGTGACTCCAGTATTTTGGGTTCTTCATAGCCTTGCTCCACCACACTCTAATATTCCTTGGATCTCAGCAAATCTTCCATTAGCATGGACCAGTGATCATAGTCTCCATCAAACTTTGGAATGTTGAGAAAACTGTTGTCGTCAACCATTTGTTTCTGCTTACCCTTTTTCTCTTGTGTTTTTCTAATATATGTATCAGGCCCGTGTGTGGGCTCTGATACCAgtgtttaaaatgaaatattatcaAAGCACAATTGTAGCTTTAAAAgcttaatttatttaaggaaGTAAATGACTTTATATAGCCAATACAGtaactaattaaaagaaaaggtatACCACGTAAGCAGAGCATAACTGTATGTGGTTGCACAGATTTGAACGTGCCTAGTTTTATGGAACAGAAAAACTAAACATCCTATTTCTAAGGAATaagatttattaataaataactaaaaatattgaattgaaACATGGCTGACACTGATTTGATAGAAAAGCATTATACATTTGTTAAACAAGTGCTTCTCCTCTTTCGATCACTATGTTTTGCGACTTCTGGAAAACGCTCTCAGCTTCAACAGCCATCGCTCGGAGCTCGACGTCAGAGATCCCTTGGCATCGGATGCGAAACGCACCAAACTCCCTGACAGACCGCAACATCAAATTGACGAACCCAGTGACACCGTGTTAATAATTAAGTTATCTCGacttttgttttgtatttaaattgttttagttttctgaTTTCATAAATCTAAGTCATTTTGACCCTTTCTACATAGATAAAAGAtgttaaaatttagttatttatttttaggtaaCTATCCAAGTTTCAACAATGTTGGAGgaagtgtttttgttttttcaaatttctttaaattgttgtaattatttttacaatttgtaaataaaaagtattacttcagttttaaaaaaaatttatttacctGTTTCAGTTAACAATTTggtattataatttcataataagtTGAGTGATACagtaagaattttaaattaaacattaggTAGAGAGTGAGTGAAACAATAgccaattatttttctttttgaaatatcATTCAAAAGAATGACTAATTTAACAATAATCTTTTTTCCTTCAAATGTTTTGTCCAAACAAAGTAAACCTTATTTTGGGTTTTTCAAATTTAGCATTTTGGTCATTACTTATTTGTTTACATacgtgttatttttttatcatagtaaTATTTAGattcaatatatagttttattaataaataatgtattaaatattattagataatttaatatatgaaataaattttattttctttattcaattgAATCTGTTCATTTTGGATGGAAtgataatatagaaaaattgaTTGTAAATTGATTAGATATTAAATGTgagcatgattttttttttaaaaaaaacaaatttttatgaaGTACATGAAAATATATGTCATAATAGGTTTGTAAAACATGTATTATAACAAGTGAACAATTAACTGTCACAATACATGAGAGATATTATGACAAGTGGAAATAATTACGTCATAAAATCTCACATATTATAAAAGATGAATTGAACTATGTCATAATAGATTGGTTATATTATCGAACTTATTATgacatattttttcattatgtcATAAAATACGTAGATCTATTATGACTATCATATAAagttacctatcataataaataaattttaaccatcataaaaataattctacaCTAGTGTTAGACAAATTAGTATGTGAATTTATGTAGTAacaattatgttaaatatttatttttttcattgataataGTGAAATCTTTATTacctttttctccattttatcACTCTCTTATGAATTGATATCCAATTCCATTTTTGTTCTAGTTGTTTCAAACAATGAAAGATTAagatttgtaataattataagcTTATATAATACAtagctaatatatatatatatatatatatatatatatatatatatatggatttattTACATATACATCATCCATGTtcatcattattataaaattatccgTTTGACATTTCTTTAATGAATCTTTCTCCCTCTCATGACCGTTGAAGCAAATCAGATTCAGtgtctttttataattatatatatttcttttcaaaaaatacgAATTCGGAAGAAAATAATTCATTAGATCTCATGTGAATTTTGTAACGGAAAAAAATTGTACACgtaaaaaggaagaaataatTAATGGGTAACAATTTGTAAAATGTTATCAATCTTTACTTCTTTGAGAATTTTTGATCGCAATCTCAATGTTATGAATTCATGTATTGtttactaaatttttaatgatattctctgttatgttttcaaaattgtattgattttgatataataatgttgttaaaacatttttattcaatgcctttaatttttgttctagaaagaaaattttgacaaaATATACCAAACTAATTAGGTAACAGAAGGTGAGGATTTTATAAAGGGAGAGGTATTGGGAAATAATGGTTTTgatattatgattaatttaaaacatattggGAGtgtataaagtaaaataaagaaaaaaaagtgtaaaatagCAATCCCTTTTAAACTTTTGTTGGTGGCCCAAAAGAATTATTTGCTTGAAGAATGAATTTACTGTTTGAATAATTTGACTAATGCAAACTTAGAATAAAGATTAGTAATTAATATAACTAAGAAGGGTAGGGACAAAAGAATTTGGATGCAAAAACTGCCAAACAAAAGAGGCAATTAATCGTATTTTTCCTTGGCACTTGGTTCCGTGCCTACATGACTTTaagtgaaatttgatttttttaaagattaaatatgtttataatttttatttttaaagtttgtctttattttaacatttcataaattttggtatttaaattttaaaaattttatatattagttctaaaatatcgtaataatttttcaataaaattaaattagaaaaactaaatctatttatttttaaaatttggaacaaaagtatatttaactttaaagtGAGTTAGACAATAAAGATGTAATGTGTAGAAAAtatgacatatttttaatttaattaaattaaaatttaaaatatattttatgttaaatataattatatttaaaatagttttgaaCTAAAATGTAAGTTGAAGTGTTAAATTtagtagaaaatataaaaacaaaatccatAAATTACTTCATGAGTTTGTTAGTTTTTCATCTGATACTAAATCTCTCTTCTATTTtcccaaaaaataataaaaattcaatctttttataaaggattattgaaaaaaaataataaactaaggAAATTAAAAGAGACAATTTTGCCAGCTAAAATTGTGTTGGGGCACTAAAGTAATGGTAGTAGTtgaattgaagttttattttgcATGATTAAGACTTTATTATTGGAACACACAACTACATGGACATGACTATATAAGATCCCACTCCATGTGaataatattagtaattaaAACATTTCAACAGTTAATATCGCTCTTAACTTCTTTAATTTACATTAGTTATACTCTTAATCTCTCCAATTGTGTAACTTTACATTAGTGCACCAGAGAATtctaccgcggttatttttcactatacgtcgcggtttatgaaccgcgacatattcagccgcggtagtaagtcagagactttaggccgcggttataaCCACGgtaaaaaagttgaagaatatgtcgcggttgtacAAGGAACCGCAGcctaaacccttttttttaaaaaaaaaaaattgttccagtatatgtcgcggttagaATCGGAGTAAAAGACCCAGGAATATGCCGCGTTTctagcactaaccgcggccaaaggtctgtttttaaaaaataaaaaataaaaaacgagcACTATATGCCAcggttgttaccacaaccgcggcatattcccctgcagttttttaaaattgcaggtctgtttttgtgatatccactaccataaaaacagacctgcatataaaaacatgtacacaaattcaatttcaacataacaaacacatgttcaaatgtatttcaacatcaaataaagtacaaagtctaataaaatacaatctaatcaaatgcaatgtttaaatctaataactaagagctattgtataatctaactatatacttcgcagcagcgttcctcatgaataatagtggcttctcaggaattggtgtagtagtcttaaatttctgcacaagacaattcatattaattagtgtatatgaattctaaatttgggaaaaaatcaaaatttgttaaagttaaatattaccgttttccgtctttcttccatgtttcaattgatgagctgcagtgttttcttcacatagaggacatgctttatgacccttgacactgtatcctgacaaattaccataagcaggaaagtcattaatggtgcaaaataacattgcatgcatcacaaaagtctcagaagcgaatgcatcaaatatttcaaccccatcaacccacaaaaacttaaagtcttcaactagtgggcttagataaacatctatgtcatttctAGGCTGCTTTGGGCCatatatcatcatagacaacaacatgtacttcctcttcatgcacaatgcaggagataagttgtaaactatcaatataactggccaacagctgtgattggtactcagattaccaaatgagttcattccatcagtggctaaaccaagcctaagatttctacactctttaccaaattcggggaattgttgatcaatatttttccattgctttgaatcagctggatgacgaagcagcccgtcaatttttctctcatctgcatgccatctaaggtttttagcatctttgggattcgcaaacaaacgcttaagtctgggcactattggaaggtaccaaactactttcaaaacagatccatttttttctatctgaccattatcttcactattgttttttgacttgtatcgtgataagccacattttggacactttgtcaaaaattcaaactcttttctatataaaatgcagtcattgggacaagcatgtatccttttatactccatacccattggacaaagaattttctttgcatcataattacgagtgggcagtgtatttccatctggcagcatttcattcaacaacgtcaacaattctgtaaaactcttatcagtccattcattgctcgccttcaaattcatgagccttaacactaCTGACAAACGtatgaacttagttgaaccgacatacaaaggtgtttccgcatcagtcgacatcgtctcatacacatgagctttggcaaaattttctgcgccaacatcgcggatcatgtcctctaatttgtcttcatccggtcgatcttcttccatggtggaatcaataacattttcattttgggAGTCAGTCGGAAAGTGAATTTCTTCatcgtgccatatccatgttgtatagcatcttaAGAAACCATCAtatataagatgttctctaatttggattacgttcaactttctcccattcaaacagttcacacaaggacatctaaactttacttcatcatcacttctcccctcatGACGTTGCGCAAAttctataaattcctctacacctctctcgtactcagcactaatacgtggtaaattaatccaattacgatccattcctaaattttacaaaattaaaattatacaatattctatataaaattatcaattcaatcatacaatcaattcagtcatacaatcatacaaaagtgtaataataattcattcatgtcttctaataaataaaagtattgtttataaatttttataaatatttcaaactaaattaatgatgaaaagatatatatttttttaaatttaatagtgAAGCAactgttttttatcttattttactaattttgaaCACTATTTCAAAACactatttttaatctaaaactaTTATTTCCAATCTAAATCTAAAACTactattttactaattttaataagagataaaaaattaagatatttaattttaaaaaatacgaaaaatgagagataagaaaaaaacaaaaaaaatgaaaaagtgcaTAGAACTCAAATTTTTCACTATGTGATGCTTTATTTATTCCTCTAATAATTTCATTGCCCCAATCTCTATATAGCACTAGTTTGAAATACAACATTTATATAGCACTGTTAACTTAATAACACAAATTTCAATCCTTCAAATAAGCACAAATTCAATCGTTGCCCCAATCTCTAtgccaaatgaaattaaattgcTTATATCAGGAAGGAATTCTAAAGCTACCAGCAAGGATTTCTAATGAAAAATCAAATTGCATAAACCTCCCATACCTGATTTTGGCACGGCGGAGAAGAAGGTGCACAGACAGAGGAATGTGTGCGACGGCGGAGGGCGCGATGTCAGAGGGCGCGATGGACGACCGGAACGACGCAACGGTAAAGACGGTTCGGCGGCAAAGACGGTTCGACGAACGGCCGGAACGACGCAGCAGCAGTGGCGTTTTCGCGTGGAGGCAGAGGCAAAGAGAAATGCTTCAGAATCGCatggagaagatgaaactgttatgtgttttgttttttttaacctaccaaagggaatatgccgcggttaagtggtTAACCGCGACAGTaaaggggtatatgccgcggttcacaacttaaccgcggcctatactcctta contains these protein-coding regions:
- the LOC106763585 gene encoding uncharacterized protein LOC106763585, producing MKQKYQGNARVKRAQLQRLRREFEILEMQNGECVNDYISRVMIITNDMRGAGETMEDGHIVEKILRTLFDKYNYIVCSIEESKDINEMTINELQSSLLIHEHNIKRQEITKQALKVTGDYYAPQVTEHLSNRGRGRGGYRGKGRGREHTELDEGKEMLLMSYVEMQGVKRDEMWFLDSGCSNHMSGDKKWFIELDQSFRHSVKLGNDFKLNVMGKGNVRMKLEGQIVTFIEVFYIPDLKTNLLSIGQLQERNLSILIKNGCCSIYHDTEGLIIRTMISENRMFVLMASIAIVDTNISKAACLNVTSENITSLWH